AATGTTACAGAGCGGAGAGAGTGAGGAGGCTGCGTCTGGCTCCCGCTCTCACAGCCATTGCAGTACATTGAGCTCCATAGAGACAGCGCCGGGGCAAGTGCGAGCCGGACGGGCACTGGGCGACTCTGTGCTCGCTGAGGGTGAGTCCGGGGCAGCGCCGCGGTGGGGAGGGCGCCTCCGGCAGCGCCCGGCACGCGCGGCGGCGGGATCCGGCGGCCGGGAGCGGCGGGTCGGGATCCACACAAAGGCGGATGAGGGGGGACGGGGGGGAACTGCGCACGGAGCGAGCCTGGGGCGCCGAGCTCTGCCCCGCGCCGGACCCCGGCCCCGATCACCGAGCGCCGCAGCCCCACGCCCGTGCCGCCCACCCGCCGGCGTCCGCGCTGACTGgcgcaaattttttttttttattaaaaacatttttaacgtGTTTTCAGCCCTCGGGCCGAGCGTTCGGACGGCCGCCGTGCGCGGGGGACAGTGGGGCCACGGCGGGAGGGCGGGTGGCGGCGCCTCCTTGGGCTGCATCGGCCGCCGCAGAGCCGGGCGCGGGCGGCGCGGTGGGCCCGGCGGCCTGCGCCCGGGCGGCGGCGCGGCGGCGGGGGGAGCGGCGCCCTGCGCCCGCTGGAACATGGCTGACTCGCCCGGCGCTGCCGGCGGGGAGAAAACAaggcggcgggcgggcgggggagCGGGACGCGCAGTTCCGAGGCAACTTTTTTTCCTCGCCCCGCTCCCAGCCCCGCGTTCCCCGTGCGGGGGTGGCGGGCGCGCGGGCCGCGGAGGGAGAcgggcgcggcggcggcggcggcggctgcgggCGGGagcgggcgggggaggggagggtccgGCAGcgcgccccccgcccctccccccggccGCAATGGCCGAGCGTGCGCCAGAGCGCGCCGCGCACCCCGCCCGCCCGCGCTcgcactcacacactcacacacatacacacacaaagggaAGGAGCCATGTTCGCGCTCGCCCTCGCGGCGGCGCAGGCGGGGAAGACGCGCAGCGGCCATTCCGTGCGCGCCGGGCCGGCGGCCGCGGGCGGAGCCAGCCCCCATTTCGAGCGGGGCTTCTCCCTCTGCGAGCCCGACAAAATGGGGGCGGCGGGCGCACGTGGCGGCCCAGGGCCCTCGCCTGCCCTCCCCGCGCTGCCTGCCGCCCCCGGACTCCTGGGGCCAAGTGGTGAGAAGGTGCGCGGAGCCCCGACGCTGGGAGCCCGCCCCGCACGGCGCCCCAACTTTCACAGCTAAAAAAATACTCCGATGGGGGGGGTCAACACGAGCTACAAGCAGGAGTGGCTTTTGTCCCTCATCCTTGTTTACGCGGAGAAACTTCAGACCGGACGTGTTGAGTCAGAACTGAAATACATCTCGGGGCCAAACCGATAGGAGAGAAGCTGCCTCCCGGTGCGGTGGCAGCGGCACAGATAACGCTGCCACCGCAGCCTGGGTCTGAGCGTGGCAACTTTCTCGCCCGCCCTTCTCCCAGCAAAGTTTAGGCCAAGCGagtattttttgaagtaatcACTAAACATTAGTGGCTTAGGCCCATTATTGGGAAGGGCCTGCTTACTACTTAGGCTTTTACCTATTTATTACTTAGGCCGTTCAAATTTACAAGTCTGCAACATTAGTTTTCTGacatttgattttgttgatttaaaatggttttgaacacataaaaaatgaaaggacCTTGTAAGTATTTCGAACCGACTACATAAGTATACCATTGTGCCTACACTTTTTTGAGATCACATTGAAGGACCGTTTTCTGCTTAGCATTGCTGCTTCTAGAAATGGGCTATTAATACCATTTTTTGGTTTGGTATTATGGGAGGTTGATGTCACTCCTGTGTTAAGTAACCAGTACTGTAGTTTTTAAACACTCTGTAAGAAGTTAAAGTGCTCTTAAATGCCATAGTTCTGTTGctaacatcattttatttttatattttttagaaaagtaattaaacatgggcaaaggagatCCTAAGAAGCCGAGAGGCAAAATGTCATCATATGCTTTCTTTGTGCAAACTTGCCGGGAGGAGCACAAGAAGAAGCACCCAGATGCTTCAGTCAACTTCTCAGAGTTTTCTAAGAAGTGCTCAGAGAGGTGGAAGGTAAGAGGGCTTTAAAACATACCAAAAAAGTTGAACTCCtaattaggatttttaaaaagcctgtgcACCATTTGTGTAATGTGAGGTGGTAATGTTAGAACAGGCTACTCAATAGCAGGGGACACTGGTCTTATTCATTTTAATACTTCTGAGGACAgtttattgaaattttttttttcacttaagttTACAAATCTTTTGTAGACCATGTCtgctaaagagaaaggaaaatttgaaGACATGGCAAAGGCGGACAAGGCCCgttatgaaagagaaatgaaaacttatattcCTCctaaaggggaaacaaaaaagaagttcaAGGATCCCAATGCACCCAAGAGGCCTCCGTAAGTATCTTGCCATTTTTCTTTCGAGGAGTGTTTTGCAGTAGAATCAGGAATTCAGTAATCCACCTTGTGGGTTTGGAGTATATAATCAAGGTTTCTTACCTAATAATGGGTCCCATTGGTATATTTAAGTATTGTAAGTAAAATTCCTATGGAGTGGAAGTTTAGCCAGAGAATTTGAATTTGACATTTGCTTCCTTGACCCATTATATTTCTAAATGTAATTTTGAGTCTTTTCTTGAGATATTTGTCTGACGTACTTAAGAGTAATTTGCAGAATGTCTTGTTGGAAATGTCTAACATTAATCAATAATGTGTTCATCTAGTGTCACgagttatataattataaaacaattttggTTGTGAAGGATAATCAGCATATTATGATATTTTCATCTTATCCAATGCATGCTGGAAATTATAAGCACTTTTTATATAGCAATACAATATACACTTGTTAATAaacttaaaattctaaaatgaaattCCTCTTTGTAGTTCggcctttttcttgttttgttctgaGTATCGCCCAAAAATCAAAGGAGAGCATCCTGGTCTATCCATTGGTGATGTTGCGAAGAAGCTGGGAGAGATGTGGAATAACACTGCTGCGGATGACAAGCAGCCTTACGAAAAGAAGGCTGCTAAGCTGAAGGAGAAATACGAAAAGGTAAGAAGTATGGATTTGCTTGGTGTGATGATGAAAGGGTGTGCCAGGTGTTAAGTAATTATATCTAATGCTGTACcataatactttattttcttagGGATTTCTAAAAGTGTAGGTGTAATGCAGGTTTTAATATTAACTACATTTGGTATGTCAGTGGCTATAGTCTTAAGTCCTCTTCCATCTTTCTAATTATATAGAATATTaagtttggtaatattttttttactctaaTTTGACTTGGGCAGAGGCTATACATTTAGGCTGGGTTTGTTAATTCCCCAGTATCTCcaaatctagaaaataaaaatgttggtgGTTACTTTGAAACAGATGACCAGTTATTTTAAATGGTCAGGCACAGTATAAAAATAGGctgaagaaaataatatagattGTGCTCTTCATAAACATCATAAAACATGTTCTCTCCCCTAGATAACCCAAAAAACttcaattttaagttaaaaagttaATGTCCATATAATAAATtgatatgaagaaaaatgtataacCCCTATACTAtgaattaagatttaaaaagttaGATTTTATCTTACTATTTCAGGCAAAATTTCTTGCTATGGATTAGTGGCTGACAATATAAACCTGTAGAATGCTTTTTTGTATTCAGAAGGTGGCAGTGTCTACCCTTTAATCAAAGTCTCTACTGTTCTAGTTACAATAAATGAGAGTTAGGATGTGGTGCATAATTTCACGTAAGTGAAGCACAACAGCAAATGTTAGACCATGGCATTCAATGAGCTGTGGGTTATTAACaatcatttcagtattttttatgcatttttcaaaGTCCTGGTTAATTGTGGAGTTGGAGTGACCTTCAGATATGTGTTATTTTCATATAACTGGGCTTGGTAAGTTTTGGTATGTTAACTTATTTCTCCCCTTACTTAACTTGTATTATCTTTCCTACCAATTTCTCCTGCCCTTATTTTGGAAGGATATTGCTGCATACCGAGCTAAAGGAAAGCCTGATGCTGCAAAAAAGGGAGTTGTCAAGGctgagaaaagcaagaaaaagaaggaggaggaggaagatgaagaagatgaggaggatgaggaggaagaggaagatgaagaagatgaagatgaagaagaagatgatgatgacgaATAAGTTGGTTCTAgcgcagtttttttttttcttgtctataaagcATTTAACCCCCCTGTACACAACTcactccttttaaagaaaaaaattgaaatgtaaggCTGtgtaagatttgtttttaaactgtacaGTGTCTTTTTTTGTATAGTTAACACACTACCGAATGTGTCTTTAGATAGCCCTGTCCTGGTGGTATTTTCAATAGCCACTAACCTTGCCTGGTACAGTATGGGGGTTGTAAATTGGCATGGAAGTTTAAAGCAGGTTCTTGTTGGTGCACAGCACAAATTAGTTATATATGGGGATGGTAGTTTTTTCATCTTCAGTTGTCTCTGATGCAGCTTATGCAAAATAATTGTTGTTCTGTTAACTGAATACCACTCTGTAATTGCAAAAAAAAGTTGCAGCTGTTTTGTTGACATTCTGAATGCTTctaagtaaatacaattttttttattagtattgTTGTCCTTTTCATAGGTCTGAAATTTTTCTTCTTGAGGGGATGCTAGTCTTGCTTTTGCCCATTTTGGATCATGGTTTGTTACagtgtttatcttttcatataattagCTGATAAAAAGCTTTTGTCTATACACCCTGCATACTCATGATGAGGGTAATAAAAGTTGAATTGAGACAGTTTTCATCCATAAGTGAAACTCTATAAAGTTGTGATCACTGGTATCAAATCTCACATAGCCCAGTTACATTTACAAAGTGAAAAGTAACCACCCTACTCACAGCATGGGATTAGAATCAAACATTTTGAAAGTCTGTCCTTGAAAGAGTAGTAGAAAAGTATGTTCTAATCTTTACGTGAGGACTCTACATTTTTAAACTCCCATTACCATGTAATGGCATTATATTTGCAGTTCCTACATTAAAGAAGACCTGAGAATGTATCCCCAAAAGCGTGCGTTTAAAATACAAGACTGccaaatgaaattttttgttGACATTAGTCCTGGCAaagccccgggggtgggggggggtgggggggggtggggtggtagtGCTGGCTGTAAATGTCTTCTATTTAAATATGGATGGCTTAGGAAACAAGACTCCgttaaaggtatttttaattaattgggCCAACTTTTAAAATTGTGCTACATTTAAAATCAggtatattttccaaattatgaTACCCCTTTATAAACCAAATAGATAATGAGGGAAGAAGACACCTAAACTTTGTATCACAGTATGAATTGTCCAATTTACTTgaacttgatttttctttataaaactcaACTCATTAGGGTCATATGTTTATCCACTTAGCCATTTAGGAAACGATTTGGCAATTTTTGTGGTTTTTGACATCATTCCTACAGTGCCAGTGTTTTAAAATAGCATTCTTGTAATTTTACACGCTTTTGTGATGGAGTGCTGTTTTGTTATATAATTTGACgacctttccatttgcatttgtttatgtAATTTCAGGAGGAATACTGAACATCTGAGTCCTGGATGATACTAATAAACTAATAATTGCAGAGGttttaaatattagttaaatGGCTTTCACTTAAGATTTTAAGATTttgatatgtacatattttaatctTGTTTTTGATAATAACTTGGCAAAACCATTTAAATAAGGGCTGGCTTTTAAAATACTCTGCTTATAAATAGGTTAATGGGCTGATAAAAAGGTTTCTGTCAAATATTCCAAGTGGTCTCAGCAGATATTAAATATGAGGAAAAACTAATTTTACTTTTAGAATGTTGGGTTAAACAAGATAGTTTTTTAAAGTAAGGCACATATTAAGTAAAAAGATAGTGATCACAAATATAAAAAACCAGTTTTCTCAGCCAAGTGAGGACCCCAACAGAAATGCTGAAATTGTGTccaaatttatcaaatttttagTCAAAAAGAACAAGTTGGTATCATCTCTTGATCTATATGGAAGTTTTTGCTATGGCTGTAGAACCACATTTAAAATATCAGTTGCTAGCAGGGATGATCCCTTTAAAAGTGAATTCCTCAAGGAAACTAGCAGGTTAGtaatggaaacttttttttttttttttttaagatgttgaGAATCTGAACAAGTCTTTTTGGGCTAAGGCTTCAGATCTTAACTGGAAAAAATGGATGAAAACACTTTCAATCTGAAAGGCATTCTGCTCAGTGTTTGGACAGACCCTTGGAAGGTAGGGGGCAATTTAGATCATTTAgtgtaaaactataaattatgttttttaaagactgtataGGAATTTAATGTTTAGAAATAGTTTCTGCACTGTGGTGCCTAAAGGTATTCTTAGCATCAAGGGAAGGTTAAAAGGTACAGATTTAAGTAGTATTTGCAGTCTTAAAAATTGGTATACTGATTGAAACTTAACATAATCCAATTGCCTGATTTTCCTGTACAAAGGTTGAGAGCTATTGCTGAGTAGTTGTAATTAAGGTGTTGctatttgccctttttttttttttttttttttttttgagtgaaatCTAAAAAATCTTTTAGAGTCCTATGCATCACCAGGGTAAGAATGAAATGATGTTAAGTGTGTGGTAAGAGGAGCCATTTGACAAACATTTCACTGCCTAGGGAATTGAAAGTATTACTCAAGACATCAGCATAGTATCTagatacactgaaaactacactCAAGACAGATTTTTTGAATGAAAATCATGGCCAACTGCTTTGCATCGTGTAATCTATGATGAGAGCTCAAGTCTAAGCTTGGTACAACACACCTGAAAGGTCCTGAATTAGCTCTTTCAGTATCAGCCAGGCACTTTCCCTATGAGAGTTTCACTGCAAATTTGCAtaaatccaaatatattttacatcttGGGATTAACTATTGCTTGATTATGAACCACTGGTTAGTAATTTGGCTGTTTTATTAAAGAGTGATTCTggtaagttatttaaattttttcatatttgtgcTTTGCCCTTTTCACCTGgctctgaaatttttaaaaaactgcatgaAAGCCAGAAAACAATTTGTATATCTATGCAACATAAGATGCAAGCTGGTTTTTTTTGTCCTCTTCTAAGCAAAGATATGAACAGCAGTGCTAACACTTGCCATAACTTTGGAAATTCCCTGGATCTGAGCCAAGTTGCTCCCTGGAGTAATAAGATAAAGTATAGCTTTAAGACTGCTGCAATTTAATGATACACCACAGCACAAAAATACCACACAACACGGAATGACACAAGCATAACAAGCCACGCTGCAGAATATACAACACCCATTTTCCAGTGGGTTTCAATCTGAAATGTATCTGCCAGGAAGAATGTGATTGCTTATGCCTTTAGGCATGTCCATTGATTGGAACCTTCTAtacaattgaatttattggtcATGCACTAAAAGGAAGTAGTAATACAGATCTGGGATAATGAGGGATTTTGATAGGCCTGTAGATGTGACCACATGAAGAATGGTAGGTTAAGGTTGGTGTGGAGACTGAAAGCTTtgaataaagtatttattttcatttttgcatacAAGTGACATTCCATAGTATGAAGCCCATAAATTGATCATTACTGATGGTCACtcacatttcctattttttttctatttctgacaaTACTGCAGTGAACTGTGTACATTTCACTTAGGCAACATGTATGTCTTTAGATACCTCAGAGCAGGATTCCTGAGTTGAAAAATTTGTGCAGTAACAACTTGGCAGACTGACAGATTGGCCCCCGAAAAGGGTATACTTTGAAACATTttagcaatgattttttaaatgataaatcaaGATTTTTACTGGCTATTCTTTGGCTCCATgaaataaccatttttaattaaaagataggaaattaaaatactgaaatattgtCATTTGTTCAGAGTCACCCAAACACAAGAAGACAGAATCAGAACTGAAAGACCTTGTGTTAGCTACTAATTATTTAAACTACTGAACAAATTATTTCTCTAAAAAGTTactacagtaaatatttaatttgtgtGACAATGAGGAACTTCCCATTTGATATCCTCCATCCTAAATGGGAGCATCAGGTAGTTTTTATCTGGGGAGGGCTTTTCCTAGCACAGACTGTCAATCTACAAACAGCAGATTTGGAAAAACAGCAAGTTCTGGCTACAAATTGTACTTAAGGATGGTGAGGACAAGATTCTGGGCACTAGGAGATGATTGGTTACTTGGAAAAGTGAATGGACACTGAAGACTTGCCTTAAATGAGATAAAGAGGACGCCTACCTCACCTCCTGGGGATGGTAATTTAGGGTACAGGACTCATGCCAGTTCATTTATAAACCCAGTTGTATTCAGGCTTAAAGTAGAATTAAACTTTGTTCCTTAGAGTTACATAGACTCTAGTTACAGGCTTCACCATATTTTTGTTCATTGGGTTTTAATCGGAGATCGTCTTATAAAATGTTCTGAACATAACCAAGTAAGGATAAAAGGTCCTGAATTATAAGTATCTGTTAGGTGAGAGAGAATACTCCTACAGAAAAGCAGGAAGCTCAGTCACCACATCCTCAGGTACCAGTGTGATGCCCAGGTGTGAAGAGAGAGCTTGGAGGCTACTCATCAAAGACATGGCAGCTCCCTCTCCAATCTGAACTCTGGCGAAGCTCAGGCCTTGCTGTGCATCTGGAGACTTGGGTGTAGTGACTGGGTGAGGCACGCTCAGGCTGTGAAGCAGGGAGCCTGACCCAGAGCCTCTTTCACAAGAGGAACAAGGGTTGCCCTTGCTTTGGGGGCCAGTGCAGGCTCATAGCACATTAGGGGAAAAGGGCTTTGCCAGTCCAGCCTGTGGTGTTTACAGAGTAGAGGGCAGGGGCCCAGAGACTCAGAGGTTTGCTCAGACAAAAGTAGCATCAAAACAATAGAGCAGTGCTAGGGTCACAGAAGAaaaattctttcctcttctttatttttattttttattttctgtattttatttttaaaatgaatttattggggtgacattggttaataaaattacatagattgCAGGGGTGCAATTggataatacatcatttgtatattgtgtgttcaccaccccaatctttcctcttcttttaggTATGGTAACAAGAGTCTGGAAGgcttccttccagcccctcactttcaTGCCTGGGTTCTCACACCATGACTACAGTTAAAATGCAAGCAGGGCAGCACTCTGCCATCACTGTGATTCCTGTCCAACTTTCTTCCTCCTATTTACTTAGACTTAAGATACttccagacaaaacaaaacaaaattactgCTTATCATATAGGACATTATAAGCTACCCGATTCTAAAGAGCTGAAAAGCACCAGAACTGTGCTCCTTAAGAGTCTTTACATTAGCAGCGTGAACCTCCCGAAGTAGAAAGAATTGCAATACACTACACACTGCAATAACTTTTGAAAAACTCTACCTTATTCTGAATGAAATTTGCACTTATTGAAAGAAAATCATAGACCGccaacagtatggtgatgaccagagggaaaggggaatggagggaagtAGATGAAGGTAAAGGGGGGTTAAaggatgatggaaggagacttgacttggggtgatgaaaatatagtataatatacagatgatgtattgtagaatggTACATCttaaacctatgtaattttattaaccaatgttacgcccataaattcaataaaaaaataataaaaagctacAATTCTAGTTAGACAAAAATACTGTGTGCCCTTCagtttatacatacatatatatatatatataacattttaaaagctatgGGGAGattcatataaaattaaccattttatttatttatttttaaagattttatttatgtatttgtggagagggggagggagggagaaagagaggaagagaaacgttgattcatagcctctcacacacccctggctggggacccagcctgcaacccaggtatgtgccctgaccaggaattgaaccgaggatccttcagttcacaggccggcgctcagtccactgagccatagcagacagggcaaaattaaccattttaaagtgacaattcagtggcatttagtacatttacagtgttgtgcaaccaccacctgTATCTGGTTTCAAACATTTTCATCGCCCCCAACGGCAATCCCATACCCATTAGTTCCCCCAGCCCTTTGGCCCTCCGCAACAACCAATCTGCATcatctctatggatttacctgttctgaatatttcacataaatggaactgtacaatatgtggtcttttgtgactggcttctttaacttagcatgttttcaaggttcatccacataaAGAGCCTTTATATTGAAGTAATTGCaggactttaaaaaagaatgtatagATTAATTGGAATGGGtgaaaaaactttgaaaattttaCGAAAGCATTACAGCTTTCttgattttcatttcattatatcacttcttaattatataattttcaaaatctatTAGTTGTAtcaattctttcttaaaataagatgaattgtatttttacatgtaattAAGACTAAGGCATAGATCAACAGTTCTAGGGagttcatgttttatttaatggTGGTCAACAGGTCAACATAAAATTGGATTAATTATAAAAACTTATCTTCTAGTCAATCCCATAAGAATCTCTTTCATCCATTGATGAGTTTAGATTTTACACTATATAGGTCAAACCTGAAAAGCAGCATAAATTTTCAGGTTTCCTTTAAGATCCTAAATTTTAGAAGTGAACATTGCAAAATTTTGTCATTAACTTATATGTTGAGCTTCTTAGATAATTATAATGGACCATTAGAAataatactgattttatttttttaaattagacagATACGTTATTATATAACTTTCCATCTCTATTACCTATAAtatctgttttatatatatattttaaatataatatatatatataacattttaaaagctatgGGGAGattcatataaaattaaccattttatttatttatttttaaagactttatttatgtatttgtggagagggggaggcagggagagaaacatctatcgatTAGTTGCCCCTCGCACGCTCCCAACTGGAGGCCcagcccaaacccaggcatgtgtcctaactgggaatcagaccagcagccttttggtttgcaggatgtccaaaccactgagctacaccatttAGGGTAATACTTGAAGTTTTTcaaaaaaactaaatattaagATCTTGAAGGTTTTTAAACAATTGTGAAAAAATCAACTGACCTGGAAAAAACCCAACAGAGTTgcagtttatttgtttattgatttatttttgctttgtcttcatttttaggccaagtctatttttttcttacctttacGACCAGTCTTAGTAGGCTTTTGcttataataatgtttaaaaagtcactagaaaaaaatcataaaatgacACCCAGTTTGtttgattataaatatttctcttttaaaatgggaaaattcttAAGAAGCTGCTGATCCAAACagaaattattgggttggccaaaaagtaagtttattcttttctataaaatagaagacacatttttgaTTTTCATcattaactttattgatttggatattttgagtatattggctatctcctgtgtggtataaccttgatttttcttaattaatgtcttgatttgatcagtattaacttcaactggtctacttgaATCAGttgagcatcatccagtgagaaatctctagtatgcaacttcacaaactacttttgacacattcaatcagtcacagcaccttctccatacactgcacaagtctattgttttgtttgttacagttgtgtttttacctttcttgaaataataaagcataatatgccaaaaatgttatgtattttcttccaccttcaatattaaaatggctacacaaacattcaccaattttgatggtggtttttttttctaaatgcacactgagtcctggctggtgtggctcagtggtggattgagtgccggctggCTAACTGAAAGTTTGCTAGTTTGATTgcctgttggggcacatacctgggttgtgggccaggtcttcagctgggggcatgcaagaggcaactgattgatgtatttcttgcacattggtgtttctctctctttctccctcccttcccctctctaaaaataaataaataaaatctttaaaaaaataaaatgaatgcacaccaatgtgacagctgtcacaatacaatctagcaaaattgtcttgaatgaaggtaaagacaactaagcactactagagccatcttacagaaaaaacaaaaaaaaaactttttggccaacccagtaacaTCCAAATATATAAGTAATAGCATTCATACCTCCACCATCAAATAGGATGAAAGGATGAAAACAAGAATGAATGAAGCTCCTGTCAGAGTTTAATATGGGACTTGGCTCCTCTGTAGACCAAGAGGAAAGCATATGATGAATGCGTGGAGTCTGATATTATATGAGAGTTTGGGGACATTCTAGTCTCACTTTGGGAAGTGTGTGGACAATGCTGGCCCCAGAGATGATGGTCAGAACAGTCAGTAAGGTAACAGGACCTCAGCTCCAGCAGGGACTCCCATGTAACTGGGATGAAGGGCCCATTTTAGGGAATACTTTTTACAACTcttaacatttccttctttgacAGGAACTGAATGCCCAATCAAAGCGCTTCAAAATGGAGCAGCCCCTTTGGAATCATATACCAGGGAAAGGGAATCCAGTACCATTTTTTCTAGAGATAGGCAACCTGCTATAGGTGTGCTGTGTAATGATTTCACTGCAGGGGACTTATAAGGAATAGCTTCTGCTAatcttcagaaatattaaaaaattcctAAAACTGTTATTCTTCCTCCCAAGAGCTTGGGAATATGGGTCCCCTTGAGTTTCTGGTCTTTAATTCCAGGAAGTCAGGTAAGTAATAGACATTGTCAGATGATAGTCATCTTATTATCTACTCTGCATTCTTTTCCGGGACCCAATTTtagctaaaaacaaaataacacccACCTAGTAGCACTTTAAGAGTTAAGAGGAGAAAGTCTgaggaagatttttaaataataaactagCAAAATACACTCATGATCAAGCTGATCTAAATCAC
The nucleotide sequence above comes from Desmodus rotundus isolate HL8 unplaced genomic scaffold, HLdesRot8A.1 manual_scaffold_450, whole genome shotgun sequence. Encoded proteins:
- the HMGB1 gene encoding high mobility group protein B1, giving the protein MGKGDPKKPRGKMSSYAFFVQTCREEHKKKHPDASVNFSEFSKKCSERWKTMSAKEKGKFEDMAKADKARYEREMKTYIPPKGETKKKFKDPNAPKRPPSAFFLFCSEYRPKIKGEHPGLSIGDVAKKLGEMWNNTAADDKQPYEKKAAKLKEKYEKDIAAYRAKGKPDAAKKGVVKAEKSKKKKEEEEDEEDEEDEEEEEDEEDEDEEEDDDDE